One part of the Halopenitus persicus genome encodes these proteins:
- a CDS encoding TrkH family potassium uptake protein, with amino-acid sequence MSSIPILTGIADRIDRWRRRPVRVKWRASLGLVGSILVWLAVPLSFPLVLAGYYDEPLLPFLVTIAVTLGVGRWLERLSGDADLGGREAFLMVALAWLAVGLIGAIPFLVAGNGVIAHPVDALFESMSGITTTGATVLVDFSVHGRSILMWRQVIQWLGGLGVLVLAISVLSQLSIGGTQLMETEAQTQNVHKLSPHIEETARMLWSLYSAITLTCAGVLYVLNLAGVAPGMTPYNALAHALTAVATAGFSPDPGSVGAFSRAAQWTVIPFMFIGATNFILIYYFVRGDWLRPVRNEEFRYYVGVVVGTTVLMALLLLTDPSVSFPIEAKLRHATFQVVSILTTTGFATVDFNGWSPAAKHVLFLLMFLGGMAGSTTCSIKLLRWMIVLKGFRRDLFTAVHTDAVRPIRLSGTVVEEETVRDVYAYTLLSVVIFFALTAFIAVDGARASLELTEFEAMSAAAATFFNIGPAFGVAGPFGSYHPFSNATKAAMIVLMWVGRIEILPVFVLLTPAYWRS; translated from the coding sequence ATGTCCTCGATCCCGATCCTCACCGGAATCGCCGACCGGATCGACCGGTGGCGACGCCGGCCCGTTCGGGTGAAGTGGCGGGCCAGTCTCGGACTGGTCGGGAGCATCCTCGTCTGGCTCGCCGTCCCGCTGTCGTTCCCGCTGGTGCTGGCGGGCTACTACGACGAGCCGCTTCTCCCGTTCCTCGTGACCATCGCCGTCACGCTGGGCGTCGGCCGGTGGCTCGAACGGCTCTCCGGCGATGCCGATCTGGGCGGCCGCGAGGCGTTCCTGATGGTGGCGCTCGCGTGGCTCGCCGTCGGCCTCATCGGGGCGATCCCCTTCCTCGTCGCCGGAAACGGCGTCATCGCACATCCGGTCGACGCGCTCTTCGAGTCGATGTCGGGGATCACGACCACCGGCGCGACCGTGCTCGTCGACTTCTCGGTGCACGGGCGGTCGATCCTGATGTGGCGGCAGGTCATCCAGTGGCTCGGCGGGCTCGGCGTGCTCGTGTTGGCCATCTCGGTGCTCTCACAGCTGTCGATCGGCGGGACCCAGTTGATGGAGACGGAGGCACAGACCCAGAACGTCCACAAGCTCTCGCCGCACATCGAGGAGACGGCGCGGATGCTGTGGTCGCTCTATTCGGCGATCACCCTGACCTGTGCGGGCGTGCTGTACGTCCTGAACCTCGCCGGGGTCGCGCCCGGAATGACGCCGTACAACGCGCTCGCACACGCGCTCACCGCGGTCGCGACGGCGGGATTCTCGCCGGACCCGGGCAGCGTCGGGGCGTTCTCGCGGGCGGCCCAGTGGACGGTCATCCCCTTCATGTTCATCGGGGCGACGAACTTCATCCTGATCTACTACTTCGTCCGCGGCGACTGGCTTCGCCCGGTCCGCAACGAGGAGTTCCGCTACTACGTCGGCGTGGTCGTCGGGACGACGGTGCTGATGGCGCTGTTGCTTCTCACCGACCCGAGCGTATCGTTCCCGATCGAGGCGAAGCTGCGCCACGCCACCTTCCAGGTCGTCTCGATCCTCACGACGACCGGGTTCGCGACCGTCGATTTCAACGGCTGGTCCCCGGCCGCGAAACACGTGCTGTTCCTGTTGATGTTCCTCGGCGGGATGGCCGGCTCGACGACCTGTTCCATCAAGCTTTTGCGGTGGATGATCGTGCTGAAGGGGTTCCGCCGGGACCTGTTCACCGCGGTTCACACCGACGCGGTCCGCCCGATCCGGCTCTCCGGAACCGTCGTCGAGGAGGAGACGGTCCGGGACGTCTATGCGTACACGCTCCTCTCGGTCGTGATCTTCTTCGCGCTCACCGCGTTCATCGCGGTCGACGGGGCGCGAGCCAGCCTCGAACTCACGGAGTTCGAGGCGATGAGCGCGGCCGCGGCCACCTTCTTCAACATCGGCCCGGCATTCGGCGTCGCCGGCCCGTTCGGGAGCTATCATCCGTTCTCGAACGCGACGAAGGCGGCGATGATCGTGTTGATGTGGGTCGGCCGGATCGAGATACTCCCCGTGTTCGTCCTGTTGACGCCCGCCTACTGGCGGTCGTGA